One part of the Enterobacter pseudoroggenkampii genome encodes these proteins:
- a CDS encoding DUF1190 family protein, with translation MKRTKSINHASFRKSWNARHLTPVALAVTAVFMLAGCEKNDETVSLYQNADDCSAATGKAAECKTAYTSALKEAERTAPKYASREDCVAEFGEGQCQQTPVQAGTAPENQAQAQSSGSFWMPLMAGYMMGRLMGGGAGYQQQPLFSSKNPASPAYGQYTDASGKGYGAATPGRTVTVPKTAMAPKPATTSTITRGGFGESVAKQTSMQRSATGTSSTRSMGG, from the coding sequence ATGAAACGGACAAAATCTATCAATCACGCTTCGTTCCGCAAGAGCTGGAACGCGCGTCACCTCACCCCTGTCGCGCTGGCGGTTACGGCTGTCTTTATGCTGGCAGGCTGTGAGAAAAATGACGAAACGGTTTCGCTGTATCAAAACGCAGACGACTGCTCTGCCGCAACCGGCAAAGCCGCCGAGTGTAAAACGGCTTATACGAGTGCGCTGAAAGAAGCAGAACGTACCGCGCCGAAATATGCCTCACGCGAAGACTGCGTGGCGGAATTCGGTGAAGGTCAGTGCCAGCAGACACCGGTCCAGGCCGGCACCGCACCTGAAAATCAGGCGCAGGCGCAGTCCAGCGGCAGCTTCTGGATGCCGCTGATGGCAGGCTACATGATGGGTCGTCTGATGGGCGGCGGTGCAGGCTACCAGCAGCAGCCGCTGTTTAGCTCGAAAAACCCGGCCAGTCCGGCTTACGGCCAATATACCGATGCCAGCGGTAAAGGCTACGGCGCAGCGACGCCTGGCCGCACCGTGACGGTACCGAAAACGGCAATGGCGCCGAAACCTGCGACGACCAGCACCATTACCCGCGGCGGGTTTGGTGAATCGGTGGCGAAGCAGACCAGCATGCAGCGCAGCGCGACAGGCACCTCCTCTACTCGCTCAATGGGCGGCTGA
- a CDS encoding glutathionylspermidine synthase family protein, translating into MERVSITERPDWREKATEYGFNFHTMYGEPYWCEDAYYKLTLAQVEKLEEVTAELHQMCLKVVEKVIDSDELMAKFRIPKHTWSFVRQSWKTNQPSLYSRLDLAWDGKGEPKLLENNADTPTSLYEAAFFQWIWLEDQANAGNLPEGSDQFNSLQEKLIERFAELREQFGFNLLHLACCRDTEEDRGTVQYLQDCAAEAEVATEFLYIEDIGLGEKGQFTDTQDQVISNLFKLYPWEYMLREMFSTKLEDAGVRWLEPAWKSIISNKALLPMLWEMFPNHPNLLPAYFAEDDYPQMEKYVVKPIFSREGANVSIIENGKTLEAVEGPYGEEGMIVQEFYPLPKFGDSYTLIGSWLINDLPAGIGIREDRALITQDLSRFYPHIFVE; encoded by the coding sequence ATGGAACGAGTCAGTATCACCGAGCGCCCGGACTGGCGCGAAAAAGCCACCGAGTACGGTTTTAACTTCCACACCATGTACGGCGAGCCGTACTGGTGTGAAGACGCTTACTACAAGCTCACGCTGGCCCAGGTTGAGAAGCTGGAAGAGGTGACGGCAGAGCTGCATCAGATGTGCCTGAAGGTCGTGGAAAAGGTCATCGACAGCGACGAGCTGATGGCAAAGTTCCGCATTCCGAAGCACACCTGGAGCTTTGTCCGCCAGTCGTGGAAAACAAATCAGCCTTCGCTTTACTCTCGCCTGGATCTGGCGTGGGACGGCAAAGGTGAACCGAAGCTTCTGGAAAACAACGCCGATACCCCAACTTCCCTGTACGAAGCGGCGTTCTTCCAGTGGATCTGGCTGGAAGACCAGGCCAATGCCGGAAACCTGCCGGAAGGCAGCGACCAGTTCAACAGCCTGCAGGAGAAGCTGATCGAGCGCTTCGCCGAGCTACGCGAGCAGTTTGGCTTCAACCTGCTGCATCTCGCCTGCTGCCGCGACACGGAAGAAGACCGTGGCACGGTTCAGTATCTGCAGGACTGCGCTGCCGAAGCGGAAGTGGCGACCGAGTTCCTCTATATCGAGGATATCGGACTGGGTGAAAAAGGTCAGTTTACGGATACGCAGGATCAGGTGATCAGCAACCTGTTCAAGCTCTACCCGTGGGAGTACATGCTCCGCGAGATGTTCTCCACCAAGCTGGAAGATGCTGGCGTGCGCTGGCTGGAACCGGCCTGGAAGAGCATTATCTCTAACAAAGCCCTGCTGCCGATGCTCTGGGAGATGTTCCCGAATCACCCGAACCTGCTGCCGGCGTATTTTGCGGAAGATGATTACCCGCAGATGGAGAAATACGTCGTTAAGCCGATCTTCTCCCGCGAAGGCGCGAACGTGTCGATTATCGAAAACGGTAAGACGCTGGAAGCGGTTGAAGGGCCGTACGGCGAAGAAGGGATGATCGTCCAGGAGTTCTATCCACTGCCGAAATTTGGCGACAGCTATACGCTGATTGGCAGCTGGCTCATCAACGATCTGCCAGCCGGAATTGGCATTCGCGAAGATCGCGCGCTGATCACGCAGGATCTGTCGCGGTTCTATCCGCATATTTTTGTGGAGTAA
- the ygiD gene encoding 4,5-DOPA dioxygenase extradiol — protein MTSSRMPALFLGHGSPMNVLEDNVYTRVWRSLGETLPRPKAIVVVSAHWFTRGTGVTAMEAPKTIHDFGGFPQALYDTHYPAPGSPELAQRLVDLLAPVPVTLDKEAWGFDHGSWGVLIKMYPDADIPMVQLSIDSTKPAAWHLEMGRKLATLRDEGIMLVASGNVVHNLRTARWHGENTPYPWATAFNDYVKANLTWQGPAEEHPLVNYLDHEGGSLSNPTPEHFLPLLYVLGAWDGQEPVTIPVDGIEMGSLSMLSVQVGK, from the coding sequence ATGACTTCTTCCCGTATGCCAGCCCTGTTTTTAGGTCACGGCAGCCCTATGAACGTTCTGGAAGACAACGTCTATACCCGCGTATGGCGTAGCCTGGGCGAGACGTTGCCGCGTCCAAAAGCGATTGTGGTGGTATCCGCGCACTGGTTCACCCGTGGAACGGGCGTGACTGCCATGGAAGCGCCAAAAACCATTCATGATTTTGGCGGCTTCCCGCAGGCGCTGTATGACACGCATTATCCAGCCCCCGGCTCGCCTGAGCTGGCACAAAGGCTGGTGGATCTGCTGGCGCCTGTTCCTGTAACGCTGGATAAAGAAGCCTGGGGTTTTGACCATGGCTCCTGGGGCGTGCTGATTAAAATGTATCCTGATGCGGATATCCCGATGGTGCAGCTGAGCATCGACAGCACCAAACCGGCCGCCTGGCATCTGGAGATGGGCCGCAAGCTGGCAACGCTTCGTGATGAAGGCATCATGCTGGTGGCAAGCGGCAACGTGGTGCACAACCTGCGCACGGCGCGCTGGCACGGTGAGAATACGCCTTACCCGTGGGCGACCGCTTTTAACGACTACGTTAAAGCAAACCTGACGTGGCAGGGGCCGGCTGAGGAGCATCCGCTGGTGAACTATCTGGATCATGAGGGCGGTTCGCTTTCTAACCCGACGCCGGAACACTTCCTGCCGCTGCTGTACGTGCTTGGCGCGTGGGATGGTCAGGAGCCGGTTACGATCCCGGTTGACGGTATTGAGATGGGGAGTCTGAGTATGCTGTCGGTGCAGGTGGGGAAATAA
- the zupT gene encoding zinc transporter ZupT has product MSVPLILTILAGAATFIGAILGVLGQKPSNRVLAFSLGFAAGIMLLISLMEMLPAALGTEGMSPLLGYGMFVFGLLGYFALDRMLPHAHPQDLMQKNVTPMPRNIKRTAVLLTLGISLHNFPEGVATYVTASSNLEMGFGIALAVALHNIPEGLAVAGPVYAATGSKRTAVFWAGISGMAEILGGVLAWLILGSLVSPVVMAAIMAAVAGIMVALSVDELMPLAKEIDPNNNPSYGVLCGMSVMGLSLVLLQTAGIG; this is encoded by the coding sequence ATGTCAGTCCCCTTGATCCTGACCATACTCGCGGGCGCTGCGACCTTTATCGGTGCGATCCTCGGCGTACTTGGTCAAAAGCCCTCTAACCGCGTACTGGCCTTCTCGCTGGGCTTTGCTGCCGGGATCATGCTGCTCATCTCCCTGATGGAGATGCTGCCTGCCGCGCTGGGCACAGAAGGCATGTCTCCGCTGCTGGGTTACGGCATGTTTGTTTTTGGCCTGCTGGGGTACTTTGCCCTCGACCGGATGCTGCCGCACGCGCATCCGCAGGATTTAATGCAGAAAAACGTAACGCCCATGCCGCGGAATATTAAGCGAACGGCGGTTCTGCTGACGCTGGGCATCAGCCTGCATAATTTCCCGGAAGGGGTCGCCACCTACGTGACGGCCAGCAGCAATCTGGAAATGGGCTTTGGCATCGCACTGGCGGTGGCCTTACACAATATTCCTGAAGGACTGGCCGTCGCCGGACCGGTCTATGCCGCCACGGGCTCGAAACGCACCGCAGTGTTCTGGGCAGGTATTTCCGGGATGGCCGAAATCCTTGGCGGCGTGCTGGCCTGGCTGATCCTTGGTAGCCTGGTCTCTCCGGTAGTGATGGCGGCGATTATGGCAGCGGTAGCCGGGATCATGGTTGCACTTTCGGTGGATGAACTGATGCCGCTGGCGAAGGAGATAGATCCTAACAACAACCCCAGCTATGGCGTGCTGTGCGGAATGTCGGTGATGGGATTAAGCCTGGTTCTGCTGCAGACCGCAGGAATCGGGTAA
- the ribB gene encoding 3,4-dihydroxy-2-butanone-4-phosphate synthase: protein MNQTLLSSFGTSTQRVEHALDALREGRGVMVLDDENRENEGDMIFAAENMTVEQMALTIRHGSGIVCLCITEDRRKQLELPMMVENNTSAFGTGFTVTIEAAHGVTTGVSAADRLTTVRAAIADGAKPSDLHRPGHVFPLRAQAGGVLTRGGHTEATIDLVTLAGFKPAGVLCELTNDDGTMARAPECITFARLHNMPVVTIEDLVEYRQAHERKAS, encoded by the coding sequence ATGAATCAGACGCTACTTTCCTCTTTTGGCACTTCAACTCAACGTGTTGAACATGCACTGGATGCACTGCGCGAAGGCCGCGGTGTGATGGTGCTTGACGATGAAAACCGTGAAAACGAAGGCGACATGATTTTCGCCGCCGAAAACATGACCGTTGAACAGATGGCGCTGACCATCCGTCACGGCAGCGGCATCGTATGCCTGTGTATTACCGAAGATCGTCGTAAGCAGCTCGAGCTGCCGATGATGGTCGAAAACAACACCAGCGCCTTTGGTACCGGTTTTACCGTGACTATTGAAGCGGCGCATGGCGTGACCACCGGTGTGTCTGCGGCTGACCGCCTGACCACCGTACGTGCCGCGATTGCTGACGGTGCGAAGCCATCCGATCTGCATCGTCCAGGCCACGTCTTCCCACTGCGCGCGCAGGCGGGCGGCGTCCTGACCCGCGGCGGTCACACCGAAGCGACCATCGACCTGGTGACGCTGGCGGGCTTCAAACCTGCGGGTGTGCTGTGTGAACTGACCAACGATGACGGCACTATGGCGCGCGCGCCGGAGTGCATCACCTTTGCGCGTCTGCACAACATGCCGGTGGTAACGATTGAAGATCTGGTGGAGTATCGCCAGGCGCACGAGCGCAAAGCCAGCTGA
- the ubiK gene encoding ubiquinone biosynthesis accessory factor UbiK translates to MINPKKIEQIARQVHESMPKGIREFGDDVEKKIRQTLQAQLVRLDLVSREEFDVQTQVLLRTREKLALLEQRLTELENRNAPEEVKPAPAIPPVDNQE, encoded by the coding sequence ATGATTAACCCGAAGAAAATTGAGCAAATTGCGCGTCAGGTTCATGAATCCATGCCGAAAGGCATTCGTGAATTTGGTGATGACGTTGAGAAGAAAATCCGCCAGACGCTGCAGGCGCAGTTGGTTCGCCTTGATCTAGTCAGCCGCGAAGAGTTTGACGTGCAGACCCAGGTTCTGCTGCGCACCCGCGAGAAGCTGGCGCTGCTGGAACAGCGTCTGACCGAGCTGGAAAACCGCAATGCGCCGGAAGAAGTGAAACCGGCACCGGCTATTCCGCCGGTGGATAACCAGGAGTAA
- the hldE gene encoding bifunctional D-glycero-beta-D-manno-heptose-7-phosphate kinase/D-glycero-beta-D-manno-heptose 1-phosphate adenylyltransferase HldE gives MKVTLPEFERAGVMVVGDVMLDRYWYGPTSRISPEAPVPVVKVDTIEERPGGAANVAMNIASLGAHSRLVGLTGIDDAARALSKSLADVNVKCDFVSVPTHPTITKLRVLSRNQQLIRLDFEEGFEGVDPEPLHERINQALGNIGALVLSDYAKGALASVQTMIQLARKASVPVLIDPKGTDFERYRGATLLTPNLSEFEAVAGKCKTEEELVERGMKIIADFELSALLVTRSEQGMTLLQPGKAPLHMPTQAQEVYDVTGAGDTVIGVLAATLAAGNSLEEACYFANAAAGVVVGKLGTSTVSPIELENAVRGRADTGFGVMTEDELKVAVAAARKRGEKVVMTNGVFDILHAGHVSYLANARKLGDRLIVAVNSDASTKRLKGETRPVNPLEQRMIVLGALEAVDWVVSFEEDTPQRLIAGILPDLLVKGGDYKPEQIAGSEEVWANGGEVMVLNFEDGCSTTNIIRKIQKDSQ, from the coding sequence ATGAAAGTAACACTGCCAGAGTTTGAACGTGCTGGAGTAATGGTTGTTGGGGATGTGATGCTGGATCGCTACTGGTATGGGCCGACCAGCCGCATCTCTCCGGAAGCACCGGTACCGGTGGTAAAGGTCGACACCATTGAAGAGCGTCCCGGCGGCGCGGCAAACGTGGCGATGAACATTGCCTCTCTGGGCGCGCACTCGCGTCTGGTTGGCCTGACCGGTATCGACGATGCGGCGCGCGCGCTGAGCAAGTCGCTGGCGGACGTGAACGTGAAGTGCGACTTCGTTTCGGTTCCGACCCACCCAACCATCACCAAGCTGCGCGTGCTGTCTCGCAACCAGCAGCTGATCCGCCTCGACTTTGAAGAAGGGTTCGAAGGCGTTGATCCCGAGCCGCTGCACGAGCGCATTAACCAGGCGCTGGGCAATATCGGCGCGCTGGTGCTGTCCGACTACGCGAAAGGCGCGCTGGCGAGCGTGCAGACGATGATCCAGCTGGCGCGTAAAGCCAGCGTGCCGGTGCTGATCGACCCGAAAGGCACCGACTTTGAGCGCTATCGCGGCGCGACGCTGCTGACGCCAAACCTCTCCGAGTTTGAGGCGGTGGCGGGCAAGTGCAAAACTGAGGAAGAACTGGTTGAGCGCGGCATGAAGATCATTGCTGACTTTGAGCTATCCGCGCTGCTGGTGACCCGCTCCGAGCAGGGGATGACGCTGTTGCAGCCGGGCAAGGCACCGCTGCATATGCCAACCCAGGCGCAGGAAGTGTACGATGTGACCGGTGCCGGTGATACGGTGATCGGCGTGCTGGCGGCGACGCTGGCCGCAGGAAACTCTCTGGAAGAGGCGTGCTACTTCGCTAACGCCGCGGCGGGTGTGGTCGTTGGTAAGCTCGGTACCTCAACCGTTTCCCCAATCGAGCTGGAAAACGCGGTGCGCGGCCGTGCGGACACCGGTTTTGGCGTTATGACCGAAGACGAGCTTAAAGTGGCCGTCGCCGCCGCGCGCAAGCGCGGTGAGAAAGTGGTGATGACCAACGGCGTGTTTGACATCCTGCACGCGGGCCACGTCTCCTATCTGGCGAATGCGCGCAAGCTGGGCGATCGCCTGATTGTGGCGGTCAACAGCGATGCGTCGACGAAACGCCTGAAGGGTGAAACGCGTCCGGTGAACCCGCTTGAGCAGCGGATGATCGTGCTCGGCGCGCTGGAAGCCGTGGACTGGGTGGTGTCGTTTGAAGAAGACACACCGCAGCGCCTGATTGCCGGTATTCTGCCGGATCTGCTGGTAAAAGGCGGGGATTACAAGCCGGAGCAAATCGCGGGCAGCGAAGAGGTCTGGGCCAACGGCGGCGAGGTGATGGTGCTCAACTTTGAGGACGGGTGTTCCACCACCAACATCATCAGGAAGATCCAGAAAGACAGTCAGTAA
- the glnE gene encoding bifunctional [glutamate--ammonia ligase]-adenylyl-L-tyrosine phosphorylase/[glutamate--ammonia-ligase] adenylyltransferase, translated as MPLSSPLQQQWQTVCERLPESLPASSLSEQAKSVLAFSDFVQESITAYPNWLVELENAPPQADEWRHYAGWLHAALEDVADETTLMRVLRQFRRRMMVRIAWAQALELVSEESTLQQLSELAQTLIVAARDWLYAACCKEWGTPCSEEGVPQPLLILGMGKLGGCELNFSSDIDLIFAWPENGSTRGGRRELDNAQFFTRLGQRLIKALDQPTQDGFVYRVDMRLRPFGDSGPLVLSFAALEDYYQEQGRDWERYAMVKARIMGDSDDAYANELRAMLRPFVFRRYIDFSVIQSLRNMKGMIAREVRRRGLKDNIKLGAGGIREIEFIVQVFQLIRGGREPSLQSRSLLPTLSAIEQLHLLPDGDAQTLREAYLFLRRLENLLQSINDEQTQTLPGDDLNRARLAWGMRVDDWSTLTERLDAHMAGVRRIFNELIGDDESESQDDALSEHWRELWQDALQEDDTTPVLAHLSDDARHRVVALIADFRLELNKRAIGPRGRQVLDHLMPHLLSEVCSRADAPVPLSRMMPLLSGIITRTTYLELLSEFPGALKHLITLCAASPMVANKLARYPLLLDELLDPNTLYQPTATDAYRDELRQYLLRVPEEDEEQQLEALRQFKQAQMLRVAAADIAGTLPVMKVSDHLTWLAEAIIDAVVQQAWVQMVARYGQPKHLADREGRGFAVVGYGKLGGWELGYSSDLDLIFLHDCPVDVMTDGEREIDGRQFYLRLAQRIMHLFSTRTSSGILYEVDARLRPSGAAGMLVTSTESFADYQKNEAWTWEHQALVRARVVYGDPQLKTQFDAIRKDVMTTSREGSTLQTEVREMREKMRAHLGNKHRDRFDIKADEGGITDIEFITQYLVLLHAHDKPKLTRWSDNVRILELLAQNDIMDEQEAQALTRAYTTLRDELHHLALQEEPGHVALDCFTAERAQVTASWQKWLVEPCVTNQV; from the coding sequence ATGCCGCTTTCTTCACCGTTACAGCAGCAGTGGCAGACCGTGTGCGAACGTCTGCCTGAATCATTACCGGCGTCATCCTTAAGCGAGCAGGCGAAAAGCGTGCTCGCCTTCAGTGATTTTGTGCAGGAAAGCATCACCGCCTACCCGAACTGGCTGGTGGAGCTTGAGAACGCACCGCCGCAGGCGGACGAGTGGCGGCACTATGCCGGCTGGCTGCATGCCGCGCTTGAAGACGTAGCGGATGAGACGACGCTGATGCGCGTCCTGCGTCAGTTCCGCCGTCGGATGATGGTGCGCATTGCCTGGGCTCAGGCGCTGGAGCTTGTGAGCGAAGAGAGTACGCTGCAGCAGCTAAGCGAGCTGGCGCAAACGCTGATTGTCGCCGCGCGCGACTGGCTCTACGCCGCCTGCTGTAAAGAGTGGGGCACGCCGTGCAGCGAGGAAGGGGTTCCTCAGCCGCTGTTGATTCTGGGGATGGGCAAGCTGGGCGGCTGCGAGCTGAACTTCTCCTCCGATATCGACCTGATTTTTGCCTGGCCTGAGAACGGCTCCACGCGCGGCGGCCGTCGCGAGCTGGACAACGCCCAGTTCTTTACCCGCCTCGGTCAGCGTCTGATTAAGGCGCTGGATCAGCCCACGCAGGACGGTTTTGTTTACCGCGTGGACATGCGCCTGCGGCCGTTCGGTGACAGTGGCCCGCTGGTGCTGAGCTTTGCCGCGCTGGAAGATTATTACCAGGAGCAGGGGCGCGACTGGGAGCGTTATGCGATGGTTAAAGCGCGGATCATGGGCGACAGCGACGACGCCTACGCCAACGAGCTGCGCGCCATGCTGCGCCCGTTCGTGTTCCGTCGCTATATCGACTTCAGCGTCATCCAGTCCCTGCGTAATATGAAAGGGATGATCGCCCGTGAGGTTCGCCGTCGTGGGCTGAAGGACAACATCAAGCTTGGCGCGGGCGGCATTCGCGAAATCGAATTTATCGTCCAGGTCTTCCAGCTGATTCGCGGCGGGCGTGAGCCGTCGTTACAGTCCCGTTCACTGCTGCCGACGCTGAGCGCCATCGAGCAGCTGCACCTGCTGCCGGACGGCGACGCGCAAACCCTGCGCGAGGCCTATCTGTTCCTGCGTCGTCTGGAAAACCTGCTGCAAAGTATCAACGACGAACAGACTCAGACCCTGCCGGGGGATGACCTTAACCGGGCGCGTCTGGCCTGGGGGATGCGGGTGGACGACTGGTCAACGCTGACCGAACGGCTCGATGCCCATATGGCAGGCGTGCGCCGCATCTTTAACGAACTGATCGGTGATGACGAAAGCGAATCGCAGGACGATGCGCTTTCCGAGCACTGGCGCGAGCTGTGGCAGGATGCGCTCCAGGAAGATGACACGACCCCCGTGCTGGCGCACCTGAGTGACGATGCCCGGCATCGCGTGGTGGCGCTAATCGCCGATTTCCGTCTTGAGCTGAACAAACGCGCCATCGGCCCGCGCGGCCGTCAGGTGCTGGATCACCTGATGCCGCACCTGCTGAGCGAGGTCTGCTCGCGGGCGGATGCGCCGGTGCCGCTGTCGCGCATGATGCCGTTGCTGAGTGGGATCATCACGCGTACCACGTACCTTGAGCTTCTGAGCGAGTTTCCGGGGGCGCTGAAGCATCTGATTACGCTCTGCGCCGCCTCGCCGATGGTGGCCAACAAGCTGGCGCGCTATCCGCTGCTGCTGGATGAACTGCTCGACCCGAACACCCTGTATCAACCCACGGCGACGGATGCCTACCGGGACGAGCTGCGTCAGTATCTGCTGCGCGTGCCGGAAGAAGACGAAGAGCAGCAGCTGGAGGCGCTGCGCCAGTTTAAGCAGGCGCAGATGCTGCGCGTGGCGGCTGCGGATATCGCCGGAACGCTGCCGGTGATGAAAGTGAGCGATCACTTAACCTGGCTCGCGGAGGCGATCATCGACGCGGTAGTGCAGCAGGCGTGGGTGCAGATGGTGGCCCGCTACGGCCAGCCGAAGCACCTTGCTGACCGTGAGGGGCGAGGGTTTGCCGTGGTCGGTTACGGCAAGCTCGGCGGCTGGGAGCTGGGATACAGCTCCGATCTGGATTTAATCTTCCTGCACGACTGCCCGGTTGACGTGATGACCGACGGCGAGCGCGAGATTGACGGGCGTCAGTTCTACCTGCGCCTGGCGCAGCGCATCATGCACCTGTTCAGCACCCGCACCTCGTCGGGCATTTTGTATGAAGTCGATGCGCGCCTGCGTCCGTCCGGCGCGGCGGGCATGCTGGTGACCTCAACGGAATCCTTCGCCGATTACCAGAAGAATGAAGCCTGGACGTGGGAGCATCAGGCGCTGGTGCGCGCCCGCGTGGTGTATGGCGATCCGCAGCTCAAAACGCAGTTCGATGCCATCCGTAAGGACGTCATGACCACCTCACGCGAGGGCAGTACGCTGCAGACCGAAGTGCGCGAGATGCGCGAGAAAATGCGCGCGCATCTCGGCAATAAACACCGCGATCGTTTTGATATCAAAGCCGACGAGGGCGGGATCACCGATATTGAGTTCATTACCCAGTATCTGGTGCTGCTCCACGCCCACGACAAGCCGAAGCTGACCCGCTGGTCTGATAACGTGCGCATTCTGGAACTGCTGGCGCAAAACGACATCATGGACGAACAGGAGGCGCAGGCCTTAACCCGCGCCTACACGACGCTGCGCGACGAGCTTCATCACCTGGCGCTGCAGGAGGAACCGGGGCACGTGGCGCTGGACTGTTTCACTGCTGAACGCGCTCAGGTAACGGCCAGCTGGCAGAAGTGGCTGGTGGAACCGTGCGTAACAAATCAAGTGTGA
- a CDS encoding inorganic triphosphatase has protein sequence MAQEIELKFIVEKDSVDALRQHLHTLSGEHHAPVQLLNIYYETPDNWLRRHDMGLRIRGAGGRYEMTMKIAGRVVGGLHQRPEYNIDISKPELELERFPAEVWPEGELPSTLAEQVQPLFSTDFWREKWLVTEGKSRIEIALDLGDVKAGEFQEPICELELELLEGDANDVLKLARRLVNQSGLRQGSLSKAARGYHLAAGNAPRVLKETTILHVAPKASVEQGLEAALELALSQWQYHEELWVRNVKNAKSHVLAAIALVRHTLALFGGIVPRKASAHLRDLLTQTETLMLSDVSAQTAIYSPQTATAKLALTEFLVTRGWRAFLDAKAEAKIAENFKRFADIHLSRHAAELKSTFAYPLGDKYGDQLPRLSRNIDSMLLLSGAYDGPQAQAWLENWQGLKHAIETRQHIEIEHFRNEAISQEPFWLHSGKR, from the coding sequence GCGAACACCATGCACCGGTACAACTGCTTAATATCTATTACGAAACGCCAGACAACTGGCTGCGCCGCCACGATATGGGGCTGCGTATCCGGGGCGCGGGCGGGCGCTACGAGATGACGATGAAAATTGCCGGCCGCGTGGTCGGCGGCTTGCATCAGCGCCCGGAATACAATATCGACATCAGCAAGCCAGAACTTGAGCTGGAACGTTTCCCGGCGGAGGTCTGGCCGGAAGGCGAACTGCCTTCCACGCTGGCGGAACAGGTACAGCCGCTGTTCAGCACCGATTTCTGGCGCGAAAAATGGCTGGTGACGGAAGGCAAAAGCCGCATCGAAATCGCCCTCGATCTGGGGGACGTGAAGGCGGGTGAGTTCCAGGAACCGATTTGCGAACTGGAGCTTGAGCTGCTGGAAGGTGACGCAAATGACGTGCTGAAGCTGGCGCGCAGGCTGGTAAACCAGTCCGGATTACGTCAGGGAAGCCTGAGTAAAGCCGCGCGAGGTTACCATCTGGCCGCCGGAAATGCGCCGCGCGTGCTGAAAGAGACGACCATTTTGCACGTTGCGCCGAAAGCCAGCGTTGAACAGGGTCTGGAAGCCGCGCTGGAGCTGGCGCTTTCTCAGTGGCAATACCATGAAGAGCTGTGGGTGCGGAATGTGAAAAACGCCAAATCCCACGTGCTGGCGGCGATTGCTCTGGTGCGCCATACCCTTGCGCTGTTCGGCGGTATTGTTCCTCGCAAAGCGAGCGCTCACTTACGTGACCTGCTGACGCAGACCGAAACGCTGATGCTCTCCGATGTCTCGGCGCAAACGGCGATCTACAGCCCGCAAACCGCCACGGCAAAACTGGCGCTGACCGAGTTTCTGGTGACGCGCGGCTGGCGCGCCTTCCTGGATGCGAAAGCAGAGGCCAAAATCGCGGAAAACTTTAAGCGTTTCGCGGATATTCATCTTTCCCGTCATGCCGCTGAACTGAAGAGCACCTTTGCCTATCCGCTCGGCGATAAGTATGGCGATCAGCTTCCCCGTCTGTCGCGCAACATCGACAGCATGCTGCTCCTTTCCGGTGCCTACGACGGGCCACAGGCGCAGGCGTGGCTGGAAAACTGGCAGGGGCTGAAGCATGCCATCGAAACCCGCCAGCATATTGAGATCGAGCATTTCCGTAACGAGGCCATTTCGCAGGAGCCGTTCTGGCTGCACAGCGGAAAACGTTAA